The sequence tattaatatagatcagaaataagatttaatgttgcatggttcacatgatttatttcatgattatatgtacataatgtataaattcatctgaaacccttttcacatacttgatcctgtttattgtgccgtcaacacattggaaagtaaacatgactatgtgaataaagtttcctagatttatcagacatagggttttactgatatgataatctacaacacagtttacttgcatttggagaagtgctatgttctttccagagcattggttaaagtaaagctcaggttggatgcatggagtatgcatcggaagggaccgatattgaactttgacttagatttattaaacttaccgtaaaatctattcaagtcaatatcgccaagttgatcctagatcaaatgttcttaatcctgttatgattaggctcaatcttgaaaggctattcgtgttctttgatttgttagttaagcctactttcaggtcagggtgatacgtacattttgggaacacggtagtgcaattgagtgggagcgctagcataaacatggaatctatagcttctatctggcgaatagtaagcaaaggatgatctccttcgagcttgaccaaacgaacataaatggtggagtactcatttcacataagctgaaatatcatttatacggggtcaagtgttttaaggaataaatacattgtagggtgtaacggtaatttaatccctttacagtgtagatcattcatatagaggatcattgatcaaattaggattataacaatggataactaatgatgtgtctatatggtggaacatatagagcattctatatactgagagtacaattctaagttctatgcgtggattcaacgaagaattaataagctagtgaattttagtgctaaattcttgatctacttattggaagctcggttatatagacccatggtccccctactagttgagataatattgcttgtaagactcttataattggttttgattaatcaattataattctcaaattagactatgtctatttgtgaatttttcactaagtaagggcgaaattgtaaagaaagagtttataggggcatatttgttaattatgatactttgtatggttcaattaataaatatgataaatgacaatattatttaataattatttatagttattaaatagttagaattggcatttaaatggttgaatttgaaaattggcgtttttgagaaaatcagatgcagaaaagataaaactgcaaaattgcaaaaagtaaggcccaaatccacttgtatagggctggccacttttgtaggaaatttaaactgatattttcattattttaatgccaaataattcaaaccttaccctagtggaatgctataaatagatagtgaaggcttcaggaaaattacacttaaattttctatttttccttcagagaaaaacctgagccttctctctccctatctggctgaccactccctctcttcttttcttccttcaatttcgaaattcttagtgtatgagtagtgcccacacacaacaagtgatacctcaatcatagtgaggaagatcgtgaagaaagacattcagcaaaaggagtttcagcatcaaagattcagagaaagagatccaggttcagatattgataatgctctgctacagaaaggaatcaagggctagatatctgaacggaaggagtcatattattccgctgcacccaatgtaaggtttcctaaactttatatgtgtttatttcatcgttttagaaagttcttatttagggtgttaataaacatacttgtgagtagatctaagatcctggtaaaataatttccaacaccacgGACATCCCAAAGCCCTATACCAACCATCATACTGGCCTCCCTTCTCTGCCTTCCTATTTTTCATTATAATCCCATGCTGAATTCTACCTTTGAATGAATCAATAGTCAATTCAAAGGATTCCCTACCTCAACAATACTCGTCCCACCGACCGCTATCAACAACATCTAGATCAAACCTAGATACTTCTTTATCAGGAGTATTACTAAGAAGAGAACACTGAATAAAATACAACACAGCCAGTTTCAATCCAAGGGACTCATCCAAACCCCACCTACTACCCAAAAAAGCATCCTTAATAGCTTTGTGGTCAATGGTTTTCACACCACGGAAACAAATTTCTACCAACTGATTTGATTCCTGTGAAAACAACAACGTGTTGCAATCACCAAAACAATCAATTCCAGTAATCAAATAAAACTTCTCAACACTAAACCGTATGCAACAGCCAGCAACCTTAGCCCAAAATTTTTTAGGATTGGGCTGGTAAACTTCCCTCAATAATAGACTATGAACAACTTGGGGATGGAAAACATACTCAAGCATATCTAGGAAATGACCAAATTGAGTATCACGAAATATGGACAGTAAATTGACAGATAAAGTTTTCTTAATATTATCAATAATAGAAAAAAGGTTAGTGCAAACACATTTAGATCTGTAATAATCATAGGGACTAAATTTGTAGTCCCAGACCTGCAAGATAACCAAAATGGcaacaataaatataaattatcaataatcaagtatagcaactataataaaactataacaaaactaaaaacaaactccCAAACAGAAACAACCATACGAATATAAACTGCAAATATCTGAAATCGTATTGATACCTAAAAAATAACAGCAAACAACTATACCTAATAAAAATCTCAAAACACATCAAACATAAACAGATTAAACTATAAACAAACTAAGAGGAAACTACAACCCACTGATT is a genomic window of Cannabis sativa cultivar Pink pepper isolate KNU-18-1 chromosome 9, ASM2916894v1, whole genome shotgun sequence containing:
- the LOC133031398 gene encoding uncharacterized protein LOC133031398; the encoded protein is MGLKSLANKAKGKRPIIEEEDSDFAPPLTKLSTFLFILVSIRFQIFAVYIRMVVSVWDYKFSPYDYYRSKCVCTNLFSIIDNIKKTLSVNLLSIFRDTQFGHFLDMLEYVFHPQVVHSLLLREVYQPNPKKFWAKVAGCCIRFSVEKFYLITGIDCFGDCNTLLFSQESNQLVEICFRGVKTIDHKAIKDAFLGSRWGLDESLGLKLAVLYFIQCSLLSNTPDKEVSRFDLDVVDSGRWDEYC